A window of the Phragmites australis chromosome 20, lpPhrAust1.1, whole genome shotgun sequence genome harbors these coding sequences:
- the LOC133902064 gene encoding auxin-responsive protein SAUR76-like, with product MAKGGLRKLKCMIRRWNSSSRISRAPSGCSARSHDDAGFGEESWRRGVASSAVAGGGRGSASFHGADGVPPGLHPVYVGKSRRRYLIAADLVGHPLFQNLIDRSGGGVGGTVVGCEVVLFEHLLWMLENADPQPESLDELVEYYAC from the coding sequence ATGGCGAAGGGCGGGCTGAGGAAGCTCAAGTGCATGATCAGGCGGTGGAACTCGTCGAGCCGGATCTCGCGCGCGCCGTCTGGGTGCTCCGCGCGCTCGCACGACGACGCCGGCTTCGGCGAGGAGTCGTGGAGGCGGGGCGTTGCCTCGTCGGCCGTTGCAGGCGGCGGGAGGGGGTCGGCGTCGTTCCACGGCGCCGACGGTGTTCCCCCGGGCCTCCACCCGGTGTACGTCGGCAAGTCGCGTCGCCGCTACCTCATCGCCGCGGACCTCGTCGGGCACCCCCTGTTCCAGAACCTCATCGACCGCTCCGGGGGTGGCGTGGGCGGCACCGTCGTGGGCTGCGAGGTTGTGCTGTTCGAGCACCTCCTCTGGATGCTCGAGAACGCCGACCCGCAGCCGGAGTCACTCGACGAGCTCGTCGAGTACTACGCGTGCTGA